Proteins from a single region of Erythrobacter sp.:
- the recN gene encoding DNA repair protein RecN, with product MLTRLSIRNIVLIEALDLDFARGLGVLTGETGAGKSILLDALGLVLGDRAETSLVRAGEEKASVTAAFEFAALPAAIAAALDDAEITLEPGEPLLIRRQVKADGGSKAFINDQPASVALLRELAPALVELHGQHDDRGLVNPRGHRALLDRYAGTDVAGLERAFADWARAEAQLSEARASVEQAKADQDLLIAHLAELTALEPVAGEEERLALTRADMQKGEKLSGDLEDLRHLWEGSDSSLAALRVAARKLDRIAEQHPLLAEALAALDRAVIEASEAEDKLAKAAEALVHDPMELERAETRLFDLRAAARKHRCEVDDLPDLARTMRARLDAIEGGEAQLDALEAAAKEARSAYVTAAEKAHAARTAAAGKLDAAVAAELAPLKLDAAKFRTSVTLLPEERWGAHGMDAVEFLISTNPGADFAPLNKIASGGELSRFILALKVALAEKGGAATIIFDEIDRGVGGAVASAIGERLARLAANEGQLLAVTHSPQVAARGGQHYMIAKASSGMVTKTSVVLLDSAGRQEEIARMLSGAEVTPEARAQADRLLEGV from the coding sequence ATGCTGACCCGCCTCTCGATCCGCAACATCGTCCTTATCGAAGCGCTCGACCTCGATTTCGCGCGCGGGCTGGGCGTGCTGACGGGGGAGACAGGGGCGGGCAAGTCGATCCTGCTCGATGCGCTCGGCCTTGTGCTGGGGGATCGTGCCGAGACCTCGCTGGTGCGGGCCGGGGAAGAGAAAGCCTCCGTCACCGCCGCTTTCGAATTTGCCGCGCTCCCCGCTGCTATTGCCGCCGCGCTCGATGATGCGGAGATCACGCTCGAACCGGGCGAGCCGCTGCTGATCCGGCGGCAGGTGAAGGCGGACGGCGGCTCCAAGGCCTTCATCAATGATCAGCCCGCGAGCGTCGCCCTGCTGCGCGAGCTTGCCCCGGCGCTGGTCGAACTCCATGGCCAGCATGATGATCGCGGCCTTGTGAACCCGCGCGGGCATCGCGCCCTGCTGGATCGCTATGCAGGGACCGATGTGGCGGGGCTCGAACGCGCCTTTGCCGATTGGGCGCGGGCCGAAGCCCAGCTGTCCGAAGCGCGCGCCAGCGTGGAACAGGCCAAGGCCGATCAGGACCTGCTGATCGCGCACCTCGCCGAACTTACCGCGCTGGAGCCGGTCGCAGGCGAGGAGGAACGCCTCGCGCTGACCCGCGCCGATATGCAGAAGGGCGAGAAGCTCTCGGGCGATCTCGAAGATCTGCGCCACCTGTGGGAGGGTTCGGATTCGTCGCTCGCCGCGCTGCGCGTCGCTGCGCGCAAGCTTGACCGGATTGCCGAACAGCACCCGTTGCTGGCCGAGGCGCTCGCCGCGCTGGACCGCGCGGTGATCGAAGCGAGCGAGGCGGAGGACAAGCTCGCCAAGGCCGCCGAGGCGCTGGTGCATGATCCGATGGAACTGGAGCGCGCCGAAACCCGCCTGTTCGATCTGCGCGCGGCCGCCCGCAAGCATCGCTGCGAGGTCGATGATCTGCCTGACCTTGCACGCACCATGCGCGCGCGCCTCGATGCGATCGAGGGCGGGGAGGCGCAGCTGGATGCGCTCGAAGCCGCCGCGAAGGAAGCCCGCAGCGCCTATGTGACGGCGGCGGAGAAGGCCCATGCGGCGCGAACGGCGGCGGCGGGCAAGCTCGATGCGGCGGTGGCGGCGGAGCTTGCGCCGCTGAAGCTCGATGCCGCGAAGTTCCGCACCTCTGTCACTTTGCTGCCCGAGGAACGCTGGGGCGCGCATGGCATGGATGCGGTCGAGTTCCTGATCTCGACCAACCCGGGGGCTGACTTCGCGCCCTTGAACAAGATCGCGTCCGGCGGTGAACTCTCGCGCTTCATTCTCGCGTTGAAGGTCGCGCTGGCGGAGAAGGGCGGGGCGGCCACGATCATCTTCGACGAGATCGACCGCGGCGTGGGCGGGGCGGTGGCCTCGGCCATCGGCGAGCGTCTGGCGCGGCTGGCGGCGAACGAGGGCCAGCTGCTGGCGGTCACCCACTCGCCGCAGGTCGCGGCGCGCGGCGGCCAGCACTACATGATCGCCAAGGCCTCCAGCGGCATGGTGACGAAGACGAGCGTGGTGCTGCTCGACAGCGCTGGCAGGCAGGAAGAGATCGCGCGGATGCTCTCGGGCGCAGAAGTGACGCCTGAGGCGAGGGCGCAGGCGGACCGGCTGCTGGAGGGGGTGTGA
- a CDS encoding alpha/beta hydrolase: MYNRLLPILLLAAAAACTPATPAPEEADLIAKPNNATYGTDANLGASEPDAVLRYATHQRGFAELRLPEGTGPFPLAVIYHGGCWKTGIASQAYMAPLATRWQQQGIATLNVDYREVGDGGGWPGSFTDWAASAKLIEEVAAKHPIDRKRVTLVGHSAGGLPAVWLASDSGKDGPVGKRKGVKARAAIVLDGPGDVGPEQPAFDALCQFSAVQPFMGAAPAAAPQLYGAISPAAHAPRLEEVLFVQAKLHAPSAATQSALGKAGAKVNVRENVGQSHFAIITPGNPVYTANEAAMLAVLKGAP, from the coding sequence ATGTATAATCGTCTCCTCCCCATCCTCCTGCTCGCCGCCGCTGCTGCCTGCACGCCTGCCACCCCCGCGCCCGAGGAGGCTGACCTGATCGCCAAGCCCAACAACGCCACCTACGGCACCGACGCCAATCTCGGCGCGTCCGAGCCGGATGCGGTGCTGCGCTATGCCACCCACCAGCGCGGGTTTGCCGAGCTGCGGCTGCCCGAAGGTACAGGCCCGTTCCCGCTCGCGGTTATCTATCATGGCGGGTGCTGGAAGACCGGCATCGCCTCGCAAGCCTACATGGCCCCGCTCGCGACCCGCTGGCAGCAGCAGGGCATCGCCACCCTCAATGTCGATTACCGTGAAGTTGGCGACGGGGGCGGCTGGCCGGGATCCTTCACTGACTGGGCCGCGTCGGCCAAGCTGATCGAGGAGGTTGCGGCCAAGCATCCGATTGACCGCAAGCGCGTGACGCTGGTGGGCCATTCGGCGGGGGGCTTGCCCGCAGTGTGGCTGGCGAGCGATTCCGGCAAGGATGGCCCCGTCGGCAAGCGCAAGGGGGTGAAGGCGCGTGCGGCGATCGTGCTCGACGGGCCGGGCGATGTCGGGCCCGAGCAGCCTGCCTTTGATGCCCTGTGCCAGTTCTCCGCGGTCCAGCCCTTCATGGGCGCCGCGCCCGCCGCCGCGCCGCAGCTTTACGGCGCGATCTCTCCCGCCGCCCATGCGCCGCGCCTTGAGGAGGTGCTGTTCGTGCAGGCCAAGCTCCACGCGCCTTCCGCCGCAACGCAAAGCGCGCTCGGGAAAGCGGGTGCCAAGGTGAACGTGCGCGAGAATGTCGGCCAAAGCCACTTCGCCATCATCACGCCGGGCAATCCGGTCTACACCGCCAACGAAGCGGCGATGCTGGCGGTGCTCAAGGGTGCACCCTGA
- a CDS encoding 50S ribosomal protein L11 methyltransferase, with amino-acid sequence MASADTTWKLSLYAPKRVVQAALLVHDEIDDWDYELVIAGREVAEDKPEDWVLEGWYPRKPGKAEKAALAGLFEGKAPPVTIEELAPQDWVTLSQHNVTPIRAGRFHVHTPDYPADPAAIDFVIPASQAFGTGQHKTTAGCLEILDAMKASGVVARNIADIGTGTGLLGFAALALWPRALLTLTDIDPVCVPVVEENAATNGVMMGAAPGEAVMIVADGMDDPLLQVRGPYDLLIANILAGPLVELAPDFARAVSPGRSLLLAGLLAGDQEAAVRRAMGLAGFRMAARLQRGDWAILWLRRRRDWRRVR; translated from the coding sequence ATGGCGTCCGCTGACACGACGTGGAAGCTCTCGCTCTACGCCCCCAAGCGCGTCGTCCAGGCGGCGCTGCTCGTGCATGACGAAATCGACGACTGGGATTACGAGCTCGTCATCGCGGGCCGCGAGGTGGCCGAGGACAAGCCCGAGGACTGGGTGCTCGAAGGCTGGTATCCGAGGAAACCCGGCAAGGCCGAGAAAGCCGCGCTTGCCGGACTGTTCGAAGGAAAGGCCCCGCCGGTCACCATCGAGGAACTCGCGCCGCAGGACTGGGTGACGCTGAGCCAGCACAATGTCACCCCGATCCGCGCCGGGCGCTTCCATGTCCACACGCCGGACTATCCGGCTGACCCTGCCGCGATCGACTTCGTGATTCCCGCCAGTCAGGCCTTCGGCACCGGCCAGCACAAGACCACCGCCGGATGCCTCGAAATACTCGACGCGATGAAGGCGAGCGGCGTGGTCGCCCGCAACATCGCCGATATCGGCACGGGCACGGGGCTTTTGGGCTTTGCGGCGCTGGCCCTGTGGCCGCGCGCGCTGCTCACCCTCACCGATATCGATCCGGTCTGCGTGCCGGTGGTCGAAGAGAATGCCGCCACCAACGGCGTGATGATGGGCGCTGCGCCGGGCGAAGCGGTGATGATCGTGGCCGACGGGATGGACGATCCGCTGCTTCAGGTGCGCGGGCCTTACGATCTCCTCATCGCCAACATCCTTGCAGGCCCGCTGGTGGAACTCGCGCCCGATTTCGCCCGCGCCGTATCGCCGGGCCGTAGCCTGCTGCTCGCCGGACTGCTGGCAGGCGATCAGGAAGCCGCCGTCAGGCGCGCCATGGGCCTTGCCGGTTTCCGCATGGCCGCAAGGCTCCAGCGCGGCGACTGGGCGATCCTGTGGCTCAGGCGGCGGCGCGACTGGCGGCGGGTGCGCTAG
- a CDS encoding CinA family protein produces the protein MSDLLAELHPQALRIAALLRARGEKVAVADGATGGLIAATLLTVPGALDFFVGGGVVYSLRGRDVLFALPREAYKGMRGATEEYALLQARAIAANFGAEWGLAESGSVGGSTHPSGAPAGRSVAALAGPAGEEHTRLLETGSDNRIANMAAFTRNALALLEDALSA, from the coding sequence ATGAGCGACCTCCTCGCCGAACTCCATCCCCAGGCGCTGCGCATTGCCGCGCTGCTGCGCGCTCGCGGAGAGAAGGTGGCTGTGGCCGACGGGGCGACGGGGGGGCTCATTGCGGCCACCTTGCTCACGGTTCCCGGCGCGCTCGATTTCTTCGTGGGCGGGGGCGTGGTCTATTCCCTGCGCGGGCGCGATGTGCTCTTCGCTCTGCCGCGCGAGGCCTACAAGGGGATGCGCGGGGCGACCGAGGAATACGCCCTGCTGCAAGCCCGCGCCATCGCTGCCAATTTCGGCGCGGAATGGGGGCTGGCGGAGAGCGGTTCGGTCGGCGGATCAACGCACCCGAGCGGGGCGCCTGCGGGGCGCTCTGTTGCCGCACTGGCAGGCCCGGCGGGCGAGGAGCACACGCGCCTCCTTGAAACCGGTTCCGACAATCGCATCGCCAATATGGCCGCCTTCACCCGCAATGCCCTCGCGCTGCTGGAGGATGCTCTCTCGGCCTAG
- the sdhC gene encoding succinate dehydrogenase, cytochrome b556 subunit: MNQRPLSPHLQIWRWGPHMLVSILHRATGDGMALVGLGVLVWWLGALASGPEAYTTFQEVMGSPLGMIVLIGLSWAFFTHMMSGLRHFVLDIGAGYELDTNRMWSIAAPVIAIVLTAAFWALIFTR, translated from the coding sequence ATGAACCAAAGACCGCTTTCTCCCCATCTCCAGATCTGGCGCTGGGGGCCGCACATGCTCGTATCGATCCTTCACCGCGCCACGGGCGACGGGATGGCGCTGGTCGGGCTCGGGGTGCTGGTGTGGTGGCTGGGCGCGCTCGCAAGCGGGCCGGAAGCCTACACCACCTTCCAGGAGGTCATGGGATCGCCGCTCGGCATGATCGTGCTGATCGGCCTCTCCTGGGCCTTCTTCACCCACATGATGAGCGGGCTTCGCCACTTCGTGCTGGATATCGGCGCGGGCTACGAGCTCGATACCAACCGCATGTGGTCGATCGCCGCACCGGTGATCGCGATTGTTCTCACCGCGGCCTTCTGGGCCCTGATCTTTACG
- a CDS encoding fumarylacetoacetate hydrolase family protein, whose product MRRLAQGLAVLALIAAIGLAAAWATSPDPRGNPASFEDAALDPQLAPLAEAVTLALYRGDDGQPATLLVTGFDASGVTGIPLAALGAATTGDPLRDLARLPRLPDAAAALPASPRIRLTYEALLPSAPSGTIHIGTGTNFPEHAAEASSGAVFQFPKFGTATPARTRIAARPGILLDYEVELCMRFDRDIASLADFDAATKGVFLCGDFTNRNALVALADPDNLDSGTGFSDAKSGPGQFPSGPFLVVPRDWKRFVADARMTTEVNGERRQDARGGEMVMDFRALVAKALGDMQRPRFLYRGGFYPLAPQGRITRDMTLMSGTSEGVIFTPPTRADMIEGLLAYGRAGGPLSGAGLIDMVKREFLANELESGHFLQPGDRVRHGSNRLGDMLVEVTVP is encoded by the coding sequence ATGCGCAGGCTCGCACAGGGGTTGGCAGTGCTGGCGCTGATCGCTGCGATCGGCCTTGCCGCCGCCTGGGCAACCTCGCCCGATCCCAGGGGCAATCCCGCCAGTTTCGAAGATGCAGCCCTCGATCCGCAGCTGGCGCCGCTGGCGGAGGCGGTGACCCTGGCGCTCTATCGCGGGGATGACGGACAGCCGGCAACGCTGCTGGTCACCGGCTTTGACGCGAGCGGCGTAACAGGCATCCCGCTCGCGGCGCTGGGTGCTGCGACGACCGGCGATCCGCTGCGCGATCTGGCCAGGCTCCCCCGCCTGCCGGATGCCGCCGCCGCGCTGCCAGCCAGCCCGCGCATCCGCCTCACATACGAAGCGCTGCTCCCGTCCGCGCCCTCCGGCACGATCCATATCGGCACCGGCACCAATTTCCCCGAGCACGCCGCCGAGGCCAGCAGCGGCGCGGTGTTCCAGTTTCCCAAGTTCGGCACCGCCACGCCCGCCCGTACCCGGATCGCGGCGCGGCCGGGCATCCTGCTCGATTACGAAGTCGAATTGTGCATGCGCTTCGACCGCGACATCGCCAGCCTCGCCGATTTCGACGCGGCCACAAAGGGCGTGTTCCTGTGCGGCGATTTCACCAACCGCAACGCGCTGGTGGCGTTGGCCGATCCGGACAATCTCGATTCGGGCACCGGCTTTTCCGATGCCAAGAGCGGCCCCGGCCAATTCCCCTCCGGCCCCTTCCTCGTGGTGCCGCGCGACTGGAAGCGGTTTGTCGCCGATGCGCGCATGACCACCGAGGTCAATGGCGAGCGGCGGCAGGACGCGCGCGGGGGCGAGATGGTGATGGATTTCCGCGCGCTTGTTGCAAAGGCGCTGGGTGACATGCAGCGCCCGCGCTTTCTCTATCGCGGCGGCTTCTACCCGCTTGCGCCGCAAGGGCGGATCACCCGGGACATGACCTTGATGTCGGGCACGTCGGAAGGGGTGATCTTCACACCGCCCACCCGCGCCGACATGATCGAGGGACTGCTCGCCTACGGACGGGCCGGCGGGCCGCTTTCGGGGGCCGGACTGATCGACATGGTGAAGCGCGAATTTCTCGCCAACGAGCTGGAGAGCGGACATTTCCTCCAGCCGGGCGACCGCGTGCGCCACGGATCGAACCGGCTTGGCGACATGCTCGTGGAGGTCACCGTGCCATGA
- a CDS encoding SDR family oxidoreductase: MGHILVTGSSRGIGRAALEALAARGAKVVGHATRKPAETQDNLPIIAADFGDPTAAQALWEEALDIAGGEIDVVVNNAGRFEANRLDRSDIEWLDAWEDTLRVNLTSAAQLSRLAVLHWQARGFAGRLVHVASRAAYRGDSPAHWHYAAAKSGMVGMHKTIARAYARDGILSFAVTPGFTDTSMAGDYLASRGGPGLLADIPLGRVATPEEIASIIAFCALDAPPSMTGAVIDANGASFVR, translated from the coding sequence ATGGGACACATTCTGGTAACCGGATCGAGCCGCGGGATCGGCAGGGCAGCGCTGGAGGCTCTCGCGGCACGCGGGGCCAAGGTCGTCGGCCATGCCACACGCAAGCCTGCCGAAACGCAAGACAACCTGCCGATCATCGCCGCCGATTTCGGCGATCCCACCGCCGCACAGGCGCTGTGGGAAGAAGCGCTGGATATCGCCGGCGGGGAAATCGACGTGGTGGTCAACAATGCCGGACGCTTCGAGGCGAACCGGCTGGACCGCTCGGACATCGAATGGCTCGATGCCTGGGAGGACACCTTGCGGGTCAACCTCACCAGCGCCGCGCAACTCTCGCGCCTTGCGGTGCTGCACTGGCAGGCACGCGGATTTGCCGGACGCCTGGTCCACGTCGCAAGCCGCGCGGCCTATCGCGGCGATTCCCCGGCGCATTGGCATTATGCCGCCGCCAAGAGCGGGATGGTGGGGATGCACAAGACCATCGCCCGCGCCTATGCCAGGGACGGGATCCTGAGCTTTGCCGTCACCCCGGGCTTTACCGACACCAGCATGGCGGGCGACTACCTCGCCAGCCGCGGCGGCCCCGGATTGCTCGCCGACATTCCGCTCGGCCGCGTGGCAACGCCGGAGGAAATCGCCAGCATCATCGCCTTCTGCGCCCTCGATGCGCCGCCGAGCATGACCGGCGCGGTGATCGACGCCAATGGAGCAAGCTTTGTCCGGTAA
- the ligA gene encoding NAD-dependent DNA ligase LigA translates to MSTEGMSEADAANELMRLARAIAKHDRLYHAEDSPEISDAEYDALVRRNAELEAAFPHLVRPDSPTQKVGHQIAASPLGKVTHEVRMMSLDNAFSPEEVGEWLARMRRFLNLPDSEPLALTAEDKIDGLSCSLRYENGVLVRAATRGDGQVGEDVTANVAHIPDIPQTLPADVPAIFEVRGEVYMEKQAFTALNAAQHEAGEKVFANPRNAAAGSLRQKDAKVTAKRPLRFWAHGWGAVSQLPGKTQSEVVTALREWGFPVSPHFTRVVGGADELVAHFDAIGRARPGLAYDIDGVVYKLARLDWQERLGFVAKAPRWALAHKFPAERAETVVQGIDIQVGRTGKLTPVGRLAPVLVGGVTVTNVTLHNRDEIARLGLRVGDRVVIQRAGDVIPQVVENLTREETRPAFPFPDHCPECQSEAVAEEGEVDVRCTGGLICPAQRTQRLEHFVSRKALDIEGLGEKTIAQFFALGWLESPADIFRLRARRSAILALEGWQEKSVDNLLAAIEAKCAPDAARLLFALGIRHVGEVTARDLMKHVHELPALRALAERAHEGDDEAAAEITAIDGIGPSVVEALGDFFHEPHNVAVWDALLAEVTPPRYEVETIASRVAGKTVVFTGKLETMSRDEAKAQAERLGAKAAGSVSAKTDLLVAGPGAGSKLKKAAELGIETMDEAGWAAIVAEALGSSGGGDGG, encoded by the coding sequence ATGAGCACCGAAGGAATGTCCGAGGCGGATGCCGCCAATGAATTGATGCGCCTTGCCCGCGCCATCGCCAAGCACGACCGGCTCTATCACGCCGAGGATTCGCCGGAGATCTCCGACGCCGAATATGACGCGCTGGTGCGGCGCAATGCCGAACTGGAAGCGGCTTTCCCGCATCTGGTGAGGCCGGATTCGCCGACGCAAAAGGTCGGCCACCAGATCGCCGCCTCGCCCTTGGGCAAGGTGACCCACGAGGTTCGCATGATGAGCCTCGACAATGCCTTTTCGCCCGAGGAAGTGGGCGAGTGGCTGGCGCGGATGCGGCGCTTTTTGAACCTGCCCGACAGCGAGCCGCTGGCGCTCACCGCCGAGGACAAGATCGACGGGCTGTCCTGCTCTCTGCGTTACGAGAATGGCGTGCTGGTGCGCGCCGCGACGCGGGGTGATGGACAGGTGGGCGAGGACGTGACGGCGAATGTCGCGCATATTCCCGATATCCCGCAAACCCTGCCCGCAGACGTGCCCGCTATCTTCGAGGTGCGCGGCGAGGTCTATATGGAAAAACAGGCCTTTACCGCACTCAATGCTGCGCAGCATGAAGCCGGCGAAAAGGTGTTTGCCAATCCGCGCAATGCCGCTGCCGGAAGCCTCAGGCAGAAGGATGCGAAGGTCACGGCCAAGCGCCCCTTGCGCTTCTGGGCGCATGGCTGGGGCGCGGTTTCGCAGCTTCCCGGAAAGACCCAAAGCGAGGTCGTCACGGCCCTGCGGGAGTGGGGCTTTCCGGTCTCGCCGCACTTCACCCGCGTGGTGGGCGGGGCGGACGAACTGGTCGCCCATTTCGATGCCATCGGACGCGCGCGGCCGGGCCTTGCCTATGATATCGACGGGGTGGTCTACAAGCTTGCCCGGCTCGACTGGCAGGAGCGCCTCGGCTTCGTCGCCAAGGCTCCGCGCTGGGCGCTGGCGCACAAGTTCCCGGCCGAGCGCGCCGAGACCGTGGTGCAGGGCATCGACATACAGGTCGGGCGCACCGGCAAGCTGACGCCGGTGGGCCGCTTGGCGCCGGTGCTGGTGGGCGGGGTGACTGTCACCAATGTCACGCTCCACAACCGCGACGAGATCGCGCGGCTCGGCCTTCGCGTCGGCGACCGCGTGGTGATCCAGCGCGCGGGCGATGTTATCCCGCAGGTGGTCGAGAACCTCACGCGGGAGGAGACGCGCCCCGCTTTCCCGTTCCCCGATCACTGCCCCGAATGCCAGTCCGAGGCCGTGGCAGAGGAGGGCGAGGTCGATGTGCGCTGCACCGGCGGCCTCATCTGCCCGGCCCAGCGCACCCAGCGGCTGGAGCATTTCGTCAGCCGCAAGGCGCTCGATATCGAAGGGCTGGGCGAGAAAACCATCGCGCAGTTCTTTGCCTTGGGCTGGCTCGAAAGCCCCGCCGATATCTTCCGCCTGCGCGCCCGCCGCAGCGCAATTCTGGCGCTGGAGGGCTGGCAGGAAAAGTCGGTCGACAACCTGCTGGCCGCAATCGAGGCCAAGTGTGCGCCTGACGCGGCGCGGCTGCTGTTCGCGCTCGGCATCCGCCACGTGGGCGAGGTGACCGCGCGCGATCTGATGAAGCATGTCCACGAATTGCCTGCGCTGCGGGCGCTGGCCGAGCGTGCCCATGAAGGCGACGACGAGGCCGCAGCCGAGATCACCGCGATCGACGGCATCGGTCCGAGCGTGGTCGAGGCGCTGGGCGATTTCTTCCACGAGCCCCACAATGTCGCGGTGTGGGATGCGCTGCTCGCCGAAGTCACCCCGCCGCGCTACGAGGTCGAGACGATCGCCAGCCGCGTCGCCGGCAAGACCGTGGTCTTCACCGGCAAGCTGGAGACCATGAGCCGCGACGAGGCCAAGGCGCAGGCCGAACGGCTGGGCGCGAAGGCAGCCGGCTCCGTCAGCGCGAAAACCGATCTGCTGGTCGCCGGGCCGGGCGCGGGATCGAAGCTCAAGAAGGCGGCCGAACTCGGCATCGAGACCATGGACGAGGCCGGCTGGGCGGCGATTGTGGCCGAAGCACTGGGCAGTTCCGGGGGCGGCGACGGAGGATGA
- a CDS encoding alpha/beta hydrolase, producing MKHAAAATLAIDFALTACAGGEPVASAPTGPDARFAVTDSKDYDPFSVNAVPSDPATAKIAYGSASERQYGELRMPNGKGPFPLAVIWHGGCWVGMGGTANVAALASFLAKNGVAVWTPSYRELGSDGGWPNTFADWAQGLGYVNTLAKTYPIDLKRITVMGHSAGTTPVMWLPTGDKGDAVLKAGLPAVQAAVVLDGPMRLRDLVGMDAMICGQPVVAPLVGGTPADVPARYAMLDPLANTPLVKKLLVVHGALPDPDPAVIAGLKAKGIAVEVITIDQNQHFNLLVPGTKDFAAIGPALLAIAGGR from the coding sequence ATGAAACATGCTGCCGCTGCCACGCTCGCTATCGATTTTGCCCTCACCGCCTGTGCCGGGGGAGAACCCGTCGCCAGCGCGCCAACCGGGCCGGATGCGCGTTTCGCGGTGACCGACAGCAAGGACTATGATCCTTTCTCGGTCAACGCCGTCCCGTCCGATCCGGCGACCGCAAAGATCGCCTATGGCTCTGCCTCCGAGCGGCAATATGGCGAACTCAGGATGCCCAATGGCAAAGGGCCTTTCCCGCTCGCGGTGATCTGGCATGGCGGCTGCTGGGTGGGGATGGGCGGCACCGCCAATGTTGCTGCGCTCGCGAGCTTCCTTGCGAAGAACGGCGTGGCGGTGTGGACGCCGTCCTACCGCGAACTCGGCTCCGACGGCGGGTGGCCCAACACCTTTGCCGACTGGGCGCAGGGCCTGGGCTATGTGAACACCCTCGCCAAGACCTACCCGATCGATCTGAAGCGCATCACCGTGATGGGCCACTCGGCGGGGACGACCCCGGTGATGTGGCTGCCGACGGGGGACAAGGGTGACGCCGTGCTCAAGGCCGGGCTTCCGGCGGTGCAGGCGGCGGTGGTGCTCGACGGGCCGATGCGGCTGCGCGATCTTGTCGGCATGGACGCGATGATCTGCGGCCAGCCGGTGGTCGCACCGCTGGTGGGCGGCACGCCTGCCGATGTGCCTGCGCGCTATGCTATGCTCGATCCGCTCGCCAATACGCCGCTGGTGAAGAAGCTGCTGGTGGTCCACGGCGCGCTGCCCGATCCCGATCCGGCGGTGATCGCGGGGCTCAAGGCCAAGGGCATCGCAGTCGAGGTGATCACCATCGACCAGAACCAGCACTTCAACCTGCTTGTGCCGGGCACAAAGGATTTTGCCGCCATCGGTCCGGCGCTGCTTGCGATTGCAGGCGGTCGCTGA
- a CDS encoding WYL domain-containing protein translates to MKLREMISRAVRPRLHTRFSEVGLDVPEFDEDDQHLEPLEDIENVGGLSVVIEYLDAKGNVSQRLITCRKISVRAGKDYLNAYCHHRKSPRSFRIDRITDIFDATTGESLSPAQAFFANFQPDETSSSGLSWGLSVGRRADLIAMLNALIFIARCDKDFHFAERESLEKALTSFWLRLEILGDPDFDDLLRYADRLAPDGETFWVAMHRFKEDAVLADIFARHANLLIQADGVIHQTEAYWSVEIADFFSDV, encoded by the coding sequence ATGAAACTACGTGAGATGATATCGCGCGCAGTTAGGCCGCGGCTACATACCCGATTTTCAGAAGTTGGTCTCGATGTTCCCGAGTTCGATGAAGATGATCAGCATCTTGAACCTCTCGAAGACATCGAGAATGTAGGTGGGTTAAGTGTTGTAATCGAATACTTAGATGCCAAGGGCAATGTATCCCAACGCCTTATCACTTGTCGGAAAATTTCTGTTCGCGCCGGCAAGGATTATCTTAACGCCTATTGCCATCACCGAAAATCGCCTCGGTCATTTCGAATTGACCGGATCACCGACATTTTTGATGCAACTACCGGAGAGTCTCTTAGCCCCGCGCAAGCATTCTTTGCCAATTTCCAGCCTGATGAGACATCAAGCTCGGGACTGTCTTGGGGGCTTTCAGTTGGCCGTCGTGCTGATCTGATTGCAATGCTTAACGCGTTGATTTTCATTGCGCGTTGCGACAAGGATTTTCACTTTGCGGAGCGTGAAAGCCTTGAGAAGGCTTTGACCAGCTTCTGGCTCAGGCTGGAAATTCTGGGCGATCCTGACTTCGATGATTTGCTCCGATACGCAGACAGACTTGCACCTGATGGAGAGACGTTCTGGGTCGCCATGCATCGGTTCAAGGAAGATGCTGTGTTGGCGGACATATTCGCGCGACACGCAAATCTTCTGATCCAAGCTGACGGCGTGATCCACCAAACGGAAGCGTATTGGTCCGTCGAGATCGCTGATTTCTTTTCCGATGTATAA